The genome window TCCTGTGTCCCCAGGAAGCTATTGTACAGGGACAGCTGGGCTAAAGGCTGTGACACTGCCCTCCTGACACTGGAAGGAGGATGTTGCATTGCCTTGGGGCTGAGAGAGGCCTTCTGAGCTTTTTAGAGGTGGCAACCAAGAGATTAGCTGTTTTAGGGCCTGAGGGAGGACCTGGACACCTGGTCAGGAATTGAGGCCAGGCCTCCATTCCTGAGGGTCTTTAGGGCAAGGACATAAAAGTCAAAGGTTCTAAAGGGATAGAAGAAAGAAGTTGATTTCCCTGAGTCTGGTGTGCTCACGGCTGAGGGCCCAGAGCCCTGGGGTCTGAAGCTGTATTTCTGAATGAGGGAGGACTAGAGATTTCAGTGGCATTGGGCCAGCTGAGAGAATCTGGGGAGCTGAGTCTCCCAGAGGTTGGGGAACTAGGGGGCTGGCCCTCAtgttggggaagggggagaggctTCCTTTGGGTTGAAGTACTCCAGACTTAAATCCATTTGGCCGTAGCAGTGGTGCTGCCGAGATTGGTAAGACCCAGTtccagaagggagagagggctCTTGTCTTCCAGGAGCTGGGGCCAGCTTCCTGCTCAGTGAGAGGAGACAGGCTGGAAGGATGGAAGCTCTGATCAGACCTGGGTCCCTGAGAAGGTTTCCACGGAGAGGCTGGACTCCTGAatgtctggaggctggaaatgttTAGGACCGTTAGGTGAAAGAGAGGCTGGGCTGCAGCGTCCTGGGTACCCAAAGGGAGGAAGTGCAGAGATGGAGTTTCTAAGAGGACACAGAAGACAGGGCCtcttcttctgctgctgctgcttttttttttttaatatttatttatttggctgcactgggttttagttgcggcacgcgggatcttttagttgcgtcacgcgggctctagttccctgaccagggatcaaacctgggccgcCTGCGTTGGAAGctcagggtcttaaccactggactgccagggaagtccctagagcgGAATCTTGAGTGGCTGGGCTGCTGAGTCCCTGAGGGAAGGAGGGCAGCTTTGTGTGTTTGGAGTGGGAAGAAAGATACGTGGTTTTACAGGAGTTGGCTTTTGGGGATAGGAAAGGAGGGTCCTGGGAAGAAAAGAGATAGGAGACTACACTCCTGAGCTCTGCCatgaggctggagggaggaggaggctaGCACCGGGTGACCACCTCATCCCTGGAGGGCTGGGACTGGCCCAGTTTGAAAACTTGCGTCCTGGGCTCGCCTCAGCTAGAGTCCAGATTACGTTGTCCACACGCCCCCTCACTCCAGGGAGGCAAGTGCTGGGGGCCTGGATCCTCCAGTTTGGAACCTTCTTACGAcaccttctttcccctccccccagccatgCCGGTGACGGTGACACGCACCACCATCACGACCACGTCGTCATCCTCGGGCCTGAGCTTCCCGACCACCGTGGGGTCCCCTCGGGCACTGACCCAGCCCCTGGGCCTCCTCCGCCTGCTGCAGCTGATCTCCACCTGCGTGGCCTTCTCGCTGGTGGCCAGTGTGGGCGCTTGGACGGGCGCCATGGGTAACTGGTCCATGTTTACCTGGTGCTTCTGCTTCGCCGTGACCCTCGTCATCCTCATCGTCGAGTTAGGCGGGCTCCAGGCCCGCTTTCCCCTGTCCTGGCGCAACTTTCCCATCACCTACGCCTGCTACGCCGCCCTCTTCTGCCTCTCGGCCTCCATCATCTACCTTACCACATACGTCCAGTTCTTGTCTCACGGCCGCTCCCGGGACCACGCCATCGCCGCCACCACCTTCTCCTGCATCGCTTGCCTGGCTTATGCCACCGAAGTGGCCTGGACCCGGGCACGGCCCGGCGAGATCACTGGCTACATGGCCACCGTGCCAGGCCTGCTCAAGGTGCTGGAGACCTTCGTGGCCTGCGTCATCTTCGCCTTCATCAGCGACCCCTACCTGTACCAGCACCAGCCGGCCCTAGAGTGGTGCGTGGCCGTGTACTCCATCTGCTTCATCTTGGCGGCCGTGGCCATCCTGCTGAACCTGGGCGACTGCACCAACATGCTGCCCATCCCCTTCCCCAGTTTCCTGTCCGCGCTGGCCCTGCTCTCCGTCCTCTTCTACGCCACGGCTCTGGTCATCTGGCCGCTCTACCAGTTCGACGGGAAGTACGGCGGCCAGCCCCGGCGGTCCCTGGACGTGAGCTGCAGCCACAGTCACGCCTACTACGTGTGCTCCTGGGACCGCCGACTGGCTGTGGCCATCTTGACGGCCATCAACCTGCTGGCTTACGTGGCCGACCTGGTGTACTCGGCCCGCCTGGTTTTTGTCAGGGTCTGAGGCTCTGCCCTGGAGGGGCTGCCGATTTCCTCTTCTCAGCGGAGGTTCTTTACCAAGTTCTGAGGCCCTCGGCGGTCCTCCTGCCGGCTCCCCCTCTCTCCTGCGTTTCTCATCTCCTTGCCACCTTGCCAGCtcatcctcctctctcttctgtttctttcactcctcctcctgccctgtcTCCCTTCCTGTTCTGTTTGGTTACATACTGTTtggcttccttctctttctgctctcttcttttctacaCGTTCTGCTTTGGGGCTCTTTTCTGGTCGTCCTGTTCGTTTTCTCAACTGCCCGTTGCCTGGCCACCCCTTCCCAGTTTCCTTCTGATCGATCAGGAGCCCTGAGactccttccttctctgccccaCAGCCCACTCCCACCTCCAGGTGCTGAGCCCCACCTCACACACCCCTTTTGCAGCTGTTCATACCCTGGGCCTCCAGAGGGGCCCCATTGCCAAAGCATGCCTGCCCGCCCTGGCTGTGCCTtagttggtgtgtgtgtgtgtgtgtccggggggtgggggtgggtagctAGGGATTGGGCCCCCTTTCTCCCAGTGGAGGCGGGGTGTACAGTGTACCTCCcctttaagttaaaaacaaaaaacacacaaaaaaactctgGAGGTCAATCATTTCCAGCGGGCGGGAGGCTTAAAGCATAGACCCTCGGTCCCTAGACCCCGCCAGGTGCTCAGCCTCCCCTGAGATGGGCTCCAGAATTTTTGCCAGGCTTACTAAAAACCCACTGCCTAGAG of Physeter macrocephalus isolate SW-GA unplaced genomic scaffold, ASM283717v5 random_838, whole genome shotgun sequence contains these proteins:
- the MYADM gene encoding myeloid-associated differentiation marker; the protein is MPVTVTRTTITTTSSSSGLSFPTTVGSPRALTQPLGLLRLLQLISTCVAFSLVASVGAWTGAMGNWSMFTWCFCFAVTLVILIVELGGLQARFPLSWRNFPITYACYAALFCLSASIIYLTTYVQFLSHGRSRDHAIAATTFSCIACLAYATEVAWTRARPGEITGYMATVPGLLKVLETFVACVIFAFISDPYLYQHQPALEWCVAVYSICFILAAVAILLNLGDCTNMLPIPFPSFLSALALLSVLFYATALVIWPLYQFDGKYGGQPRRSLDVSCSHSHAYYVCSWDRRLAVAILTAINLLAYVADLVYSARLVFVRV